The following proteins are encoded in a genomic region of Danio rerio strain Tuebingen ecotype United States chromosome 16, GRCz12tu, whole genome shotgun sequence:
- the zgc:174888 gene encoding uncharacterized protein LOC558116 precursor (The RefSeq protein has 1 substitution compared to this genomic sequence), whose protein sequence is MSPTVLLLLSILTVQGSGCDDFMKTTIRNLQDSVNIERTSGFPEVFPKNYAVSHYFNDSALCNEPCCVFSAAAILSHSWLQLLQHLNRVHLKYGFISELTHTLDNIAKEKILELPDLSAFPSVESSPEGLLFSTSSLFTRWLSLDCAFGEHPCIFPTPSEADQGNPALEEEEKVENGETVDEQRPLKEGETSKIQHDPTNAYAESRSPSFSHWTVSILWITSRLIW, encoded by the exons ATGTCACCAACAG TGCTGTTACTTCTATCAATATTGACTGTTCAAGGAAGTGGGTGCGATGATTTTATGAAGACGACGATCAGAAATCTGCAGGACTCCGTAAACATTGAAAGAACGAGCGGATTC CCAGAAGTGTTCCCGAAGAACTACGCCGTGTCTCACTATTTCAACGACAGCGCGCTGTGCAATGAGCCG tgttgtgtgttcagtgctgctgcAATCCTGTCACATTCTTGGCTTCAGCTCCTCCAACACCTCAACAGAGTTCACCTCAAATACGGGTTCATCAGCGAGCTGACGCACACATTGGACAACATAGCAAAAGAG AAAATCCTAGAACTTCCAGATCTCTCTGCTTTTCCATCTGTTGAGTCATCACCTGAAGGTCTTTTATTCTCAACCTCATCCCTCTTCACGCGATGGCTCAGTTTGGATTGTGCTTTCGGAGAGCATCCCTGCATCTTCCCCACACCAAGTGAAGCTGATCAAGGAAATACGGCATTAGAGGAGGAAGAGAAAGTGGAGAATGGAGAAACTGTGGATGAGCAGCGGCCTCTGAAAGAAGGAGAGACTAGTAAAATACAACATGATCCGACCAACGCCTATGCAGAGTCACGTTCTCCAAGTTTCTCTCACTGGACCGTATCTATTCTGTGGATAACATCGAGACTGATCTGGTGA